The nucleotide window CAGGTCAGCCAGATCGCTACCGCTGCCGAAGAGCAGACCGCCACCACCGGAGAGATCACCAGCAACATCCAGCGGGTTACTTCGGTGATTCAGGATACGGCCAGAGGTGCGCACGAAACGGCGGCAACCGCCCAGCAGTTGTCGGCACTCGCCCGGGATTTGCAGAATATTGTCGGCAATTTTAAGCTGTAGGAGTTGTCGTGGCAGGGGGGCCTTCAGCGCCGGCATTTTCCGATCAGGCGGCTGCCGTTTTCTCGGCAGCGACAAAACACCTTCTGGGAGTCCGCTATGCTCCGGTGGCGGTCGCTTCCCCGGTGGTGGCGGGAATCAACTACGCATTTTTCTGCAATGGCTCGGTCGTTTATCCCGGTGGCCCCAACGAGGCCTTCATCATCAAGATATATGCCCCGCCGCAAGGCGATCCGGTCATAAAGGGATCAACCGGGTGATGTGATCACAGCATGATTCGAACCTCCCTCCAGGGGCCGCCGATACAACAACGGGCTTGCAGCTTATTTGCTGCAAGCCCGTTTTAAAGGCGGCTTCACCTCTCCGTGCTCTCAAAGATATCCAGGCGGGATCCATAAACCGAAATATCGTCGATATTATCAACTTGTCAGCGGTGATGTCCTACGTTAGATTGTCGAGGCCAGCCATATGCTGCAAGGTGAGGTCGAAGCATGGCGGAAGTGAGCGCTCCCGGACATCGGGGGGCGAGCGCCGTGCCCGGATCTGATGCCTCTTTTCGAACAGGCCTTTTCAGTTCTTCACTGCCTAGGGGATATGAGATGACGGATCGGGGCATCGTCTTCAACATCCAGAAATATTCAATTTCCGATGGACCGGGTATCCGTACCACCCTCTTTCTGAAAGGATGTCCGGCCAGGTGCTGGTGGTGCCATAATCCGGAAAGCAAGTCCCCGCTGCCGGAGATGACCCAGGTGGAGGGACGCTGCCTCGCCTGCAATGAATGCGCCTTGGCTTGTCCGCAAGGGATCGCAGGATGCGGCGCGGATGCAGCCTGCCTGCTCTGCAACGAGTGCGCCGAGGCCTGCCCTTCCGGCGCGCGCCGTCTGGCCGGGAGGGAGATGACGGTGGCCGAGGTGCTGGCGGCGCTCTTGCAGGACCGGATCTTCTACGAGGAGTCGGGGGGAGGCGTTACCTTTTCGGGGGGAGAGCCCTTGTTCCAGTTCGGGTTCCTGAAGGCGCTCCTCGTGGGGTGCCGGGAGCGGGGCGTACGGACCGCAGTGGATACCGGCGGTTTTGCCCCCCGGGAACGGCTGCTGGAGATGGCACCGCTCGCCGATCTGATCCTCTACGATCTGAAGCTGATGGATGCCGAACGGCACCGGACCGCAGTGGGGCTGGACAATCAGGGGGTGCTGGAGAACCTGGCAGCGCTCGCCACGGTCCACGACAATATCTGGCTCCGCATCCCGATCATTCCCGGCGTCAACGACGATCGCGCCAATCTGGAGGCTAGCGCCCGCCTGGCGGCAAGCCTGCGGGACATACGTCAGGTGAACCTGCTCCCCTTTCACCGGACCTGGCACGGCAAGGTGCGCCAGTTGGGCAGGACGGTCGCAGATGACACCATTGCACCCCCCTCGCACGAGCGGATGGAGGAGTTGGCATCCATTTTCCGCCACAAGGGCCTGATCACCATCATAGGAGGATAGGGACATGACGGAAAGGACCCAGGAACTGCGCCGCAAAAGCCTGGAGGCCCGCCCGGCCGTTTCGGCCGAACGGGCGCTGTTGCTCACCGAATTCTACCGCGACAACGAGGGCAAATATTCGGTGCCGGTGATGCGCGCGCTCTCTTTCCTCCACATCTGCCGCCACAAGACCGTCTGGCTGGGGGAGGGGGAACTGATCGTGGGGGAGCGCGGTCCGCAGCCCAAGGCGGTTCCCACCTATCCCGAGCTGACCTGCCACAGTCTGGAGGACCTGCGCATCCTCGATTCCCGTCCCCTGACTAGCTATGACGTCCCAGCCGAGTGTATCGCTGCCTACGAGGAGACGGTGATACCCTTCTGGCGGGGGCGTTCCCTGCGGGACAGGATGTTCGGCGAGCTGGCGCCCGAATGGCACGAGGCCTACGCCGCCGGCATCTTCACCGAGTTCATGGAACAGCGGGCGCCGGGGCACACGGTTCTGGACGAGAAGCCCTTCCGGCGCGGCCTGCGGGATTTCAAGGACGACATCGCCGGTGAGATCGCGCGGCTCGATTTCGTGCACGACAGTGCTGCCTGGGAGAAGCGCGAACAGCTCAAGGCCATGGCGATCTCCTGCGACGCGGCCATACTCTTTGCCGAGCGGCATGCCGACCGGGCCGAAGAACTGGCAGCCCGGGAGGGCGATCCCCAGCGCAAGCGGGAGCTTGAGCGCATCGCCGCGGTCTGCCGGCGTGTACCGGCCCATGCGCCGCGCGATTTCCACGAGGCGCTTCAGGCCTACTGGTTCTGCCACCTGGCCATCATCACCGAACTGAACGGCTGGGATGCCATGAGCCCCGGCCACCTGGACCAGCATCTGCTGCCCTTCTACAACCAGGGCCTGGCCGACGGCTCCCTGTCGCGGGAATCGGCCCGAGAACTGCTGGAGTGCTTTTTCGTCAAGTTCAACAACCACCCGGCTCCCCCGAAAGTGGGGGTCACGGCGGCCGAGAGCGGCACCTACACCGATTTTGCCAACATCAACCTGGGAGGACTTCTGCCGGACGGCTCCGATGGTTCCAACGAGGTTTCCCATCTCCTGCTGGAGGTCATCGACGAGATGCACCTGCTCCAGCCGAGCAGCAACATCCAGCTCTCCCGCAAGTCTCCGGACGCCTTTCTCAGCCATGCCCTGCGGGTGATCAGGAACGGGTACGGCTTTCCTTCCATCTTCAATGCCGACAGCGTGGTGGAGGAACAGCTCCGCCAAGGCAAGAGCCTGGCAGATGCCCGGGCCGGCGGCTGCAGCGGCTGCGTGGAGGTGGGGGCCTTTGGCAAGGAAGCCTACATCCTGACCGGCTATTTCAACCTGGTGAAGTTGCTGGAGCTGGCGCTCAACAACGGTATCGATCCCAAAAGCGACCGGCAGTTGGGACCGGCCACCGGTGCTGCCGAGGATTTTGCCACCTTCGATGATCTCTACGCCGCTTTCGAGGCGCAGCTGCGGCATTTCATCGAGATCAAGATGGCCGGCAACCAGTTGATCGAACAGATCTACAGCCGCCTCATGCCGGCCCCGTTCCTGTCGGTGCTGATCGACGACTGCATCGCCACCGGCCGGGACTACAACGCCGGCGGGGCGCGCTACAACAATACCTTCATCCAGGGGGTGGGGATCGGCAGCATCACCGATTCCCTGGCAGCCGTCAAGGAACTGGTCTACGACTCGGGCCGTGTTGCGCTGCCGGACCTGGTGGCGTCCCTGAATGCCGATTTCGAAGGGCAGGAGCTGCTGCGCCAGCGGCTGCTCCACAAGACCCGCAAATTCGGCAATGACGACGACTTTGCCGACGACCTGATGCGACGGGTCTTCGAGAGCTTTTTCAGGGCCGTTGATGGCCGTCCCAACAGCAAAGGGGGGCAGTACCGGATCGAGATGCTCCCCACCACCTGCCATGTCTACTTCGGTTCGGTCACCGGCGCCACACCGGACGGCCGGAAGGCCGGTGCGCCGCTTTCTGAGGGAATTTCACCGGTCCAGGGGGCGGACCGCCAGGGACCGACCGCTGTCATCAAATCGGCCGGCAAGATGGACCACATCAGGACCGGCGGGACCCTGCTCAACATGAAGTTCGCCCCCTCCCTGCTGGAGGGGGAGCAGGGGATTGCCAAGATGGCCGGCCTGGTGCGCAGCTATTTCCGCATGGATGGACACCATGTCCAGTTCAACGTAGTACGGGCCGAAACGCTCCGCGCCGCCCAGGCCGATCCCGGCGCCTATCGGGACCTGATCGTGCGGGTGGCGGGCTATAGTGATTACTTCTGCGATCTGTCGCGGGAGCTGCAGGAGGAGATCATCATGCGCACCGAGCATGCTACCCTGTGACGCTCCGCAAAAACAGAGGTCAGGCTGAAATGCCTGACCCTTTAAACATTGTAGATGGAGGAGAGCCGGCCTGTTTTGGGGAAATTGACAAGGACCCGCTTACTCTCTCCAGTAGGCTATTGCCGGCCTGATCGTCAACAGGACTGCCGCAACCAGCACGATCCCGATATACGGTCTGACCCACTCATGAAAGTACGTGCCGGCAGACATGCCGAACAGGAAGCAGTACCACTTCAGGATGCTGATATCCCACCAGTTCCACACTTTTGTTCTCAACAGTTTCATATGAATCACCTTGTTCAAGTATAGCTCAACCGCAAATGCGCATACAGAGACACGTGCCGTCAGAAGAGCCAGTAGCGGTTTGCCCTTTACCTTGCTCCATAGTATCAACAAAAAGCTTTCTGTATAAGAATTCATGTGGTACAGGTGCCTTGTGCTTTCGGTAGGCCATACTTCGCCTACAAAGGCTTGTCTCATAATGATGATCGATGCTGAATACAATCTCCGGAGGTCTCGATGATGAAGCACATTGTAACGGCTGCAGTGTTGATTCTTCTGGGTAGTGCCAGTACGAGCTGCTTTGCGGCTGACAACAAGGACTCGGAAAAGGATTGGTGTCTGCTCAAAATCGAGAGTAAATGTTCCGGAACAACCACGTTGGACCTGAACGATAAAATCAGGCGCCTGAACACGGCCATTGACAAGGGAACGAGCGTTTACACTCCTGAAGAACTCGAACATTTGAAACATGTGCTTGAGGAAGCACTCTGGGCCGACTCCCTGTTGCGGGTGCGCTGACGTAAGCTCTGGCCGGGCGCCTGCCCGCGGAGCGAGTAGTACTATGAGACCATAAAAAATGGGGACTTGGCTGATGGCGGCCAGGTCCTCTTTTCATTGTAATTTCAATGAACACCTGCCTTGTCGCCGATCGTGAAGGCATTTTTCTGGAGCGGAGAGTGGCAATAGGCTAGTATGGGGAAGTATAACGAGATGAGTAGTACGACGAAAGGAAGAAAGAATGACGGTTGAAGAAGCGAATAACGTGCTGCGGGAGGCCGATCTACTGATCGGCGAGGCGGAGGTGGCGGCGGCCATCGGACGCATGGCAGAGGAGCTGACGCAGCGGCTGGCAGATGCCAATCCGGTGGTGTTCTGCGTCATGAACGGCGGGCTGATCTTTGCCGGACAGCTTTTGACCCGCCTGGTGTTTCCCCTGGAGGCGGCCTACCTGCATGCCACCCGTTACGGCCATGAAACCAGCGGCGGCCATTTGAACTGGATCGTCCGACCGCAGGCGGAGCTGCGAGGCAGGACTGTGCTGCTTTTGGATGATATTCTCGACGAGGGGGTTACCTTGGCGGCCATTGCCGACTACTGCCGCGCTCAGGGAGCAGCGGAGGTGTTGATGGCCGTGCTGGTGGACAAACGGCACGAGCGCAAGGTCTCCCCCGGCTTCCGGGCTGATGTTACCGGTATCGAAACCGAGGACCGTTTCCTGTTCGGTTACGGCCTCGACTACAAGGGCTACTGGCGCA belongs to Geobacter sp. SVR and includes:
- a CDS encoding glycyl-radical enzyme activating protein, translated to MTDRGIVFNIQKYSISDGPGIRTTLFLKGCPARCWWCHNPESKSPLPEMTQVEGRCLACNECALACPQGIAGCGADAACLLCNECAEACPSGARRLAGREMTVAEVLAALLQDRIFYEESGGGVTFSGGEPLFQFGFLKALLVGCRERGVRTAVDTGGFAPRERLLEMAPLADLILYDLKLMDAERHRTAVGLDNQGVLENLAALATVHDNIWLRIPIIPGVNDDRANLEASARLAASLRDIRQVNLLPFHRTWHGKVRQLGRTVADDTIAPPSHERMEELASIFRHKGLITIIGG
- the hypD gene encoding trans-4-hydroxy-L-proline dehydratase translates to MTERTQELRRKSLEARPAVSAERALLLTEFYRDNEGKYSVPVMRALSFLHICRHKTVWLGEGELIVGERGPQPKAVPTYPELTCHSLEDLRILDSRPLTSYDVPAECIAAYEETVIPFWRGRSLRDRMFGELAPEWHEAYAAGIFTEFMEQRAPGHTVLDEKPFRRGLRDFKDDIAGEIARLDFVHDSAAWEKREQLKAMAISCDAAILFAERHADRAEELAAREGDPQRKRELERIAAVCRRVPAHAPRDFHEALQAYWFCHLAIITELNGWDAMSPGHLDQHLLPFYNQGLADGSLSRESARELLECFFVKFNNHPAPPKVGVTAAESGTYTDFANINLGGLLPDGSDGSNEVSHLLLEVIDEMHLLQPSSNIQLSRKSPDAFLSHALRVIRNGYGFPSIFNADSVVEEQLRQGKSLADARAGGCSGCVEVGAFGKEAYILTGYFNLVKLLELALNNGIDPKSDRQLGPATGAAEDFATFDDLYAAFEAQLRHFIEIKMAGNQLIEQIYSRLMPAPFLSVLIDDCIATGRDYNAGGARYNNTFIQGVGIGSITDSLAAVKELVYDSGRVALPDLVASLNADFEGQELLRQRLLHKTRKFGNDDDFADDLMRRVFESFFRAVDGRPNSKGGQYRIEMLPTTCHVYFGSVTGATPDGRKAGAPLSEGISPVQGADRQGPTAVIKSAGKMDHIRTGGTLLNMKFAPSLLEGEQGIAKMAGLVRSYFRMDGHHVQFNVVRAETLRAAQADPGAYRDLIVRVAGYSDYFCDLSRELQEEIIMRTEHATL
- a CDS encoding hypoxanthine-guanine phosphoribosyltransferase, whose translation is MTVEEANNVLREADLLIGEAEVAAAIGRMAEELTQRLADANPVVFCVMNGGLIFAGQLLTRLVFPLEAAYLHATRYGHETSGGHLNWIVRPQAELRGRTVLLLDDILDEGVTLAAIADYCRAQGAAEVLMAVLVDKRHERKVSPGFRADVTGIETEDRFLFGYGLDYKGYWRNAPGIYAVKGV